The genomic window CAGCGTCGCCGGtaagagagaaaatagagaTTAGTTCAATTAATCATGTACaagcttttttactttttttttttttgcttgattttAGAGAGGAAGGAGAACCAGAACAAGAAGAAGTTTCTGCTCGGAGAATCGATGGGTGGTGCAGTGGCTCTCCTCGTGCACCGGAGGCAGCCATCTTTTTGGGACGGCGCAGTCTTGGTCGCACCCATGTGCAAGGTCTACAAATATATATGTGGTTTCTCTTCCAAATTATATTCTCTTAATTCATTTGATTTCTTGATCATTCTTTTGGGTTTTGATCTTAAACCAGATTGCTGATGAGATGAAGCCCAATCCTTTGGTTGCAAACGCGTTAATAATGTTAACCAAGTTCTTTCCTACTTGGAAGGTTGTCCCCGGCAAGGACGTCATTGATGCCTCTTTCAAAGAATCCAAAAGAAGAGAGGAGGTAAGATAAGATCTACCTTTAATCACACACGGACATCTCGTCcattcctctgttttttttttttttttttctgaaaaagttgATGGGTCTTCTATGGTAATTAGAAAGTCCAAAAAATCTGCAAATTATAGAAAGTTAATCTTAATTAGATGATTAGGAATGAAAATCTAAAGTGGATATTTGGTCGTTTACAGATTCGTAATAACCCCTACTTTTATAAGGGAAGGCCTCGTCTCAAGACTGCCCTTGAACTCCTCATTGTTAGCGAGAAAATAGAGAAGAGTCTCCACGAGGTAAGGATATTTTCCACCGTGTTTGTTTCCAAAAAATTCATTATTACGCAGTTGCTCCCTACATTAAATTCTGGTCTTGAAGGCTTTTTGATGAGGGGAAACAAATATCCCACGCCTCGACTTTCTTGGCGGCGACGGTAATAAAAGGTCGCTGATTATTTCTCGCGATTTCATACTGCTTTTCCTCATAATCTAGAAAAAAAAGCAACACGGTTTGTCGGCTTCCGTTGTATTGGAATTCTCATCCATGTTTGACCGAATTTGTAGTCTcgtatatttttttctattatattTTAATACCACTTTGAATTCCAAAAACTACCTTGCTTTACGGCCAGACGAACTTAGTCAACTCAATTTATAAGAATAATTTTCCTAACCACAAGTATTTTTTAtacttattttaatttatttcgtTCTAGTTCTTTTAATGATAAATAAATTGTTTGAGAGCTGAATTATTAGACTACTTCTACTTACTATTGTTCCCTGGGTGGGTAGGTATCTCTCCCTTTCTTGATCGTTCAAGGCGAGGAGGACCGTGTGGTCGACCCCAAGGTCTGCAAGCTCCTGTTTGACTCGGCCTCGAGCCTGGACAAGACCCTGAACCTGTACCCCGGCATGTGGCACGGCCTGACTTCCGGCGAGCCACCGGAAAACATCGACCTGGTCTTCGCGGACATAGTCAGCTGGCTGGACCAGCGCATCAAGCAGGGGACGACTGAGTGTGAGCGCAAGTCCGGGCACGACGTGAGGGCCCTTTCGTCGTAGTTTGACCGTTGACTTTATTGTGCCGGCCGTTGCCGCTCGGCGGAGGTGCCGATATTTTTGTTGTGACGCATAAGATAATGACAAGGCGCATGACTGTGTATAATCCAAAGTTGTCCATTGTTATTCTTGTCCAAAGCGTTGCTCGGCAAAATTATTTCTCATGGACCATGCTTGACGGCGAacgaaaaaaaatgtttaaagaaTAAAATTGGGAGGAGTAGTAGGTAAAGAGATCCCGGATTGCTTTTTCTGGTCCTTCGCCTCTTTTAGTTGGTATTTTGCCAATTTATTGTGCTTCTTGTTCCTCTATCACCGAGTCATGCAACcaccttccttttcttctagtCGGTCATCGTTCCGCTTTGGCGTCTGTATCCGCCATTGGTGGTGGATTTGAGAGGATTAGAACTACAGTTCTTCTtgcagttttcaaaattttacatatttttcaatcttttttataGAACTCAAGTaactaaaaaagaagatgattgggtattttagatttttatttttttcattaatcgTGTTTTATCTTTATACGACGCCCATTTTTGGATTATTCGAAAGTATTTTTGATCATGTGCATACTACATAAGCAATTTCCACTCCATTATAAAAAGGGATGTCTCAAAATGGTGCCATTCGTCTCTATGGGAACCTGATTATTATGGGCCTTCGCGTCTCAAGAATACTTTATTAAGCATTCAAAAGTCAAATTTAGGTCCCACGAGTGAGAGGGAACTTTCTCTAATAAAGGTTTACATCTTGTTtcgatggagggaaaggaagggaaaatgaAGTAAAG from Nymphaea colorata isolate Beijing-Zhang1983 chromosome 6, ASM883128v2, whole genome shotgun sequence includes these protein-coding regions:
- the LOC116255574 gene encoding caffeoylshikimate esterase-like, with product MAEEDAADVKYEEEFIINRRGLKLFTCRWLPRNQEPKGLVFLCHGYAAECSISMRDTGSRLAQAGMAVYGADYEGHGKTSGLHGYVPSFDGVVGDCCDFFTSVAERKENQNKKKFLLGESMGGAVALLVHRRQPSFWDGAVLVAPMCKIADEMKPNPLVANALIMLTKFFPTWKVVPGKDVIDASFKESKRREEIRNNPYFYKGRPRLKTALELLIVSEKIEKSLHEVSLPFLIVQGEEDRVVDPKVCKLLFDSASSLDKTLNLYPGMWHGLTSGEPPENIDLVFADIVSWLDQRIKQGTTECERKSGHDVRALSS